The Myxococcales bacterium genome window below encodes:
- a CDS encoding polysaccharide deacetylase family protein yields MKLAAISVDLDEIPNYYAIHGLSPPPAVEALVYDLAVPRLVDEAALGGYPLTLFAVGADLARAASGEALARAVGAGHEIANHSLDHRYDLTRLPRAEIVRQIDLGAAAIEGAVGRRPRGFRAPGYTITDQVFDVLAELEVGYDSSVFPCPSYWAAKAAAVGMIRARGRVSHSVVDTPRVLTAPIRPYRVGRPYHARGGGLLELPIQVTPTLRLPVIGTSLTLGGPFVARRLVGACVSEPLVNLELHGIDLLDAADGLEALSPHQPDVRVPLARKRASLRSAVDVLRRAGYTFVTLEEAAEALRAAA; encoded by the coding sequence CGCCATCCACGGCCTCTCCCCCCCACCGGCTGTCGAGGCGCTCGTCTACGACCTCGCGGTGCCGCGGCTCGTGGACGAGGCCGCGCTCGGCGGCTACCCGCTCACGCTGTTCGCGGTGGGGGCCGATCTCGCCCGGGCGGCCTCTGGCGAGGCGCTCGCGCGGGCGGTTGGCGCCGGGCACGAGATCGCGAACCACTCGCTCGACCACAGGTACGACCTCACCCGCCTTCCGCGCGCGGAGATCGTTCGCCAAATCGATCTTGGGGCGGCGGCCATCGAGGGCGCGGTCGGGCGACGCCCGCGTGGGTTCCGCGCGCCGGGCTACACGATCACCGATCAGGTCTTCGACGTGCTCGCGGAGCTTGAGGTCGGCTACGACTCGTCGGTGTTCCCATGCCCTTCCTACTGGGCTGCGAAGGCCGCGGCCGTCGGCATGATCCGCGCGCGCGGCCGGGTCAGCCACAGCGTCGTCGACACCCCGCGCGTGCTCACCGCGCCCATCCGCCCGTACCGCGTGGGCCGCCCGTACCACGCGCGCGGAGGGGGGCTCCTCGAGCTGCCCATCCAGGTCACGCCGACACTGCGCCTCCCTGTGATCGGCACGAGCCTCACCCTGGGCGGCCCCTTCGTGGCCCGCCGCCTCGTGGGCGCGTGCGTGAGCGAGCCCCTCGTGAACTTGGAGCTCCACGGCATCGACCTCCTCGACGCGGCCGACGGGCTCGAGGCTCTGAGCCCGCACCAGCCCGACGTGCGCGTGCCCCTGGCGCGAAAGCGCGCGTCGCTGCGGTCGGCCGTCGATGTCCTGAGACGTGCAGGATACACGTTCGTGACGCTGGAGGAGGCCGCGGAGGCGCTCCGGGCTGCCGCCTAG
- a CDS encoding ATP-binding cassette domain-containing protein, which translates to MASEHGALKSTSEVIISLKRVRKTFGDQEVLKGIDFDARRNETTVIIGGSGAGKTTLLRLIVALEQPTSGEIWIDGTNIVGLSERALNKVRKSFGMVYQYAALLDSFTVLENVAFPLVEHTKLSAAEIKDRVVDKLTILGLDPSVIKKFPSELSGGMRKRVGLARALMLEPPILVYDEPTSGLDPLTSRLVDDLIEEMRDRFGVTSLVISHDIASCFRIAHQALLLIRGRIVARGTPDELAFGESEEAREFIRNAGVDVQNVRRVAART; encoded by the coding sequence ATGGCCTCCGAGCACGGCGCGCTGAAGTCCACCTCCGAGGTGATCATCTCGCTCAAGCGGGTGAGGAAGACGTTCGGCGACCAGGAGGTGCTCAAGGGGATCGACTTCGACGCACGTCGGAACGAGACCACGGTCATCATCGGCGGCTCTGGGGCGGGCAAGACCACCCTGCTGCGCCTCATCGTTGCCTTGGAGCAGCCCACGAGCGGAGAGATCTGGATCGACGGCACCAACATCGTGGGGCTCAGCGAGCGAGCGCTGAACAAGGTCCGCAAGAGCTTCGGCATGGTCTACCAGTACGCCGCGCTGCTCGACTCGTTCACGGTCCTGGAGAACGTCGCCTTCCCCCTCGTGGAGCACACGAAGCTCTCCGCGGCCGAGATCAAGGACCGCGTGGTCGACAAGCTCACCATCTTGGGGCTCGACCCGAGCGTCATCAAGAAGTTCCCGAGCGAGCTCTCCGGTGGCATGCGCAAGCGCGTCGGGCTCGCCCGAGCGCTGATGCTCGAGCCGCCGATCCTGGTCTACGACGAGCCCACAAGCGGGCTCGACCCGCTCACGAGCCGCCTCGTCGACGACCTCATCGAGGAGATGCGTGATCGCTTCGGCGTGACGAGCCTCGTGATCTCGCACGACATCGCGAGCTGCTTTCGGATCGCGCACCAGGCGCTGCTCCTCATCCGCGGTCGCATCGTCGCGCGCGGCACGCCCGACGAGCTCGCCTTCGGCGAGAGCGAAGAGGCCCGCGAGTTCATCCGAAACGCCGGGGTCGACGTGCAGAACGTGCGGCGTGTTGCCGCACGCACCTGA
- a CDS encoding lysophospholipid acyltransferase family protein encodes MSGAGVVSTTFSHGRTARVTAAALGWFFGAVLRVRRRHVERALRRAGLELPAMAVYRELARHVVDLVGVALSRNPTLVAFGPHARAALERARARGPVVIAASHTGNWELAAFALATLYPVSVVAKRQGVGLADRFARGLRARFGVAVIEPRGAFAWASAALRAGRVVAMAIDQVPDRAEHGEPCPFLGAEALVDRAPFVLARRTGAAVLVAVCEGGEVRVLGEVSPDDPRAAARAATALLERHVLAHPASWLWLHRRWRRPPPRRGVQAAA; translated from the coding sequence GTGAGCGGCGCGGGGGTCGTCTCGACGACCTTCTCTCACGGCCGCACCGCGCGCGTCACCGCGGCCGCGCTCGGCTGGTTCTTCGGCGCGGTGTTGCGCGTGCGGCGGCGACACGTCGAGCGCGCGCTCCGTCGCGCGGGCCTCGAGCTCCCGGCGATGGCCGTCTACCGCGAGCTCGCGCGTCATGTCGTCGACCTCGTTGGCGTGGCGCTCTCGCGCAACCCCACGCTCGTCGCCTTCGGCCCGCACGCGCGCGCGGCGCTCGAGCGCGCGCGCGCGCGCGGCCCCGTCGTGATCGCGGCGTCGCACACCGGCAACTGGGAGCTCGCGGCGTTCGCCCTCGCGACACTGTACCCCGTGAGCGTCGTGGCCAAGCGTCAGGGCGTGGGCCTTGCCGACCGCTTCGCGAGGGGCCTTCGCGCGCGCTTCGGCGTCGCCGTGATCGAACCTCGCGGGGCCTTCGCTTGGGCGTCGGCGGCCCTTCGCGCCGGGCGCGTGGTCGCGATGGCGATAGACCAGGTCCCGGACCGCGCCGAGCACGGCGAGCCGTGTCCGTTTCTCGGCGCTGAGGCGCTGGTCGATCGCGCGCCCTTCGTGCTCGCGCGGCGGACGGGGGCGGCGGTGTTGGTCGCGGTGTGCGAGGGTGGAGAGGTGCGGGTGCTAGGCGAGGTGAGCCCCGACGACCCGCGCGCGGCCGCGCGCGCCGCGACCGCGCTGCTCGAGCGACACGTGCTCGCCCACCCGGCGTCCTGGCTCTGGCTCCACCGACGGTGGCGTCGCCCGCCGCCGCGCCGCGGCGTGCAAGCTGCCGCGTAG